One region of Qipengyuania sp. SS22 genomic DNA includes:
- the mgtE gene encoding magnesium transporter — protein sequence MADATPPEDDVMLADPPVEEARPDDRIDDERMDEENTLKAEFVRSVADALDEGDGKAVYELVEPLHPADIADLLELFEREERYQLAATITDLMTSDVVAELNDYVREDMMEALPPEAVAQIVDQLETDDAVQLIEDLDEADQRAILAEIELEDRIAIQSALAYPEETAGRLMSRDFVAVPEHLTVGDLIDFLREGRDLPDEFFEVFVVDEKHHPVGTCALSWVMRAPRSIALADVMKRDQTLIPVMLDQEEVGLMFQKYNLISAAVVDENERLVGQMTVDDVVHIISEEAGEDALLMSGAGEGDINEPIREAYSARVRWLVANLGTALVASLIIALFGAAIEQLVALAVLMPIVASIGGNAGTQTMAVTVRAIATNQLTRSNTRRILIREMRVAVLNGVTIAVLVGLATGVIFTPLLGGVIALAMVINVVTAGLAGVLVPVAFERLDQDPAVASSVFVTMITDSMGFFAFLGLAVACGVTG from the coding sequence ATGGCCGATGCGACGCCGCCCGAAGACGATGTGATGCTGGCCGATCCGCCCGTCGAGGAGGCGCGCCCCGACGACCGTATCGACGACGAACGGATGGACGAGGAGAACACGCTCAAGGCGGAGTTCGTCCGCTCGGTCGCCGATGCGCTTGATGAAGGCGACGGCAAGGCGGTTTACGAGCTGGTCGAGCCGCTCCACCCCGCCGACATTGCCGATCTGCTCGAACTGTTCGAGCGCGAGGAACGCTACCAGCTCGCCGCGACGATCACCGACCTGATGACCTCGGACGTGGTCGCCGAGCTCAACGATTACGTCCGCGAGGACATGATGGAAGCGCTGCCGCCCGAGGCGGTGGCGCAGATCGTCGACCAGCTCGAAACCGACGATGCGGTCCAGCTGATCGAGGATCTCGACGAAGCCGACCAGCGCGCGATCCTTGCCGAGATCGAGCTGGAAGACCGGATCGCGATCCAGTCCGCGCTCGCCTACCCCGAGGAAACCGCCGGCCGGTTGATGAGCCGCGATTTCGTCGCGGTGCCCGAACATCTGACCGTCGGCGATCTGATCGATTTCCTGCGCGAAGGCCGCGACCTGCCGGACGAGTTCTTCGAGGTTTTCGTGGTCGACGAGAAGCACCACCCGGTCGGCACCTGCGCGCTGAGCTGGGTGATGCGCGCGCCGCGCAGCATTGCGCTCGCCGATGTGATGAAGCGCGACCAGACGCTGATCCCGGTAATGCTCGACCAGGAAGAGGTCGGGTTGATGTTCCAGAAGTACAACCTCATCAGCGCCGCCGTGGTCGACGAGAACGAGCGGCTGGTCGGCCAGATGACGGTGGACGACGTGGTCCACATCATTTCCGAAGAAGCGGGCGAAGACGCGCTGCTGATGAGCGGTGCGGGCGAAGGCGACATCAACGAGCCGATCCGCGAAGCCTACTCCGCGCGCGTGCGCTGGCTGGTCGCCAATCTGGGCACCGCGCTGGTCGCCAGCCTGATCATCGCGCTGTTCGGCGCGGCGATCGAGCAATTGGTCGCGCTGGCGGTGCTGATGCCGATCGTCGCCAGCATCGGCGGCAATGCGGGCACGCAGACGATGGCGGTGACCGTCCGCGCGATCGCCACCAACCAGCTGACACGCAGCAACACGCGCCGCATCCTGATCCGCGAAATGCGCGTGGCCGTGCTCAACGGAGTGACCATCGCGGTGCTGGTTGGATTGGCGACGGGCGTCATCTTCACTCCGCTGCTGGGCGGCGTGATCGCGCTGGCGATGGTGATCAACGTGGTTACCGCGGGGCTGGCTGGCGTGCTGGTACCGGTCGCCTTCGAACGGCTCGACCAGGATCCGGCAGTCGCGAGCAGCGTATTCGTGACGATGATCACCGATTCTATGGGTTTCTTCGCCTTCCTCGGCCTCGCCGTGGCCTGCGGGGTCACGGGATAG
- a CDS encoding DsbA family protein: MTKTLRFALAAPLALALAACGSSAEETGDIESEAIAAIPAPEGSEWRTTAVMTEDGGTLVGNPDAPLKLIEYGSLTCGTCARFSMEGAEPLMEYVDSGVVSFELRQFAIHGPIDLMLGRLTQCGPATAVIPLSDQVWGNFESIMEPVQTNRGAFESAMQRPMEERFVVAAEQLGYLDFFAARGISEDQGRQCLADVAKLEEQADYTQRYSQEYNITGTPTFKLNGRDVDANTWAALEPILQRAGAR, translated from the coding sequence ATGACCAAGACCCTGCGTTTCGCCCTTGCCGCCCCGCTCGCCCTGGCGCTCGCCGCCTGTGGGTCGTCGGCCGAGGAAACCGGCGACATCGAAAGCGAAGCGATCGCCGCCATTCCCGCGCCCGAGGGCAGCGAATGGCGCACCACCGCGGTCATGACCGAAGACGGCGGCACGCTGGTCGGCAACCCCGACGCGCCGCTCAAGCTGATCGAATACGGCTCGCTCACCTGCGGCACCTGCGCGCGCTTCTCGATGGAGGGCGCCGAACCGCTGATGGAATATGTCGATAGCGGCGTGGTCAGCTTCGAACTGCGCCAGTTCGCGATCCACGGGCCGATCGACCTGATGCTGGGCCGGTTGACGCAATGCGGCCCCGCCACCGCGGTCATCCCGCTGTCGGACCAGGTGTGGGGCAATTTCGAAAGCATCATGGAACCGGTCCAGACCAACCGGGGCGCCTTCGAATCCGCGATGCAGCGCCCTATGGAAGAACGCTTCGTGGTCGCCGCCGAACAGCTCGGCTATCTCGATTTCTTCGCCGCGCGCGGGATCAGCGAAGACCAGGGCCGCCAGTGCCTGGCCGATGTCGCCAAGCTCGAGGAACAGGCCGATTACACGCAGCGCTACAGCCAGGAATACAACATCACGGGCACGCCGACCTTCAAGCTGAATGGCCGCGACGTCGATGCCAACACCTGGGCGGCGCTCGAACCCATCCTCCAGCGCGCCGGCGCCAGGTAA
- a CDS encoding A/G-specific adenine glycosylase: MAATVSETLLDWYDAHARDLPWRARPGAPRPADGSWPYRVWLSEVMLQQTTVAAVKPYFDAFTTRWPTVETLAAAPEEDVMAAWAGLGYYSRARNLVKCARAVAQRGGFPQTEADLRELPGLGAYTAAAVAAIAFGQRAVVVDANVERVVARLFAIEAPLPGARKPIRTAADAITPDDRAGDFAQAMMDLGATICTSRDPKCLLCPLSQACRGRAAGDPARLPVKAAKKPKPLRQGHAYWIEREGAVWLVKRAGTGMLGGMRALPDDGWSARGDGSGEAPLQGVWESAGMVRHTFTHFSLELSVHIQRDAPAVGGSGEWWPLDRLDEAGLPTLFAKAARLALVG; the protein is encoded by the coding sequence GTGGCCGCTACTGTCTCCGAAACCCTGCTCGACTGGTACGATGCGCATGCGCGCGACCTGCCGTGGCGCGCGCGGCCCGGTGCGCCGCGCCCCGCCGATGGCAGCTGGCCCTATCGCGTGTGGCTGTCCGAAGTGATGCTGCAGCAGACCACGGTGGCGGCGGTGAAACCCTATTTCGACGCCTTCACCACGCGCTGGCCGACGGTCGAGACACTTGCCGCCGCGCCCGAGGAAGACGTCATGGCGGCGTGGGCGGGGCTGGGCTATTATTCGCGCGCGCGCAATCTGGTGAAATGCGCACGCGCGGTGGCGCAGCGTGGCGGGTTTCCGCAGACCGAAGCCGACCTGCGCGAATTGCCCGGGCTGGGCGCCTATACCGCCGCGGCGGTTGCCGCGATCGCTTTCGGCCAGCGCGCGGTGGTGGTCGATGCCAATGTCGAGCGCGTGGTCGCGCGGCTATTCGCGATCGAGGCGCCGCTGCCCGGTGCGCGCAAGCCGATCCGCACCGCCGCCGATGCCATCACCCCCGATGACCGCGCGGGCGATTTCGCGCAGGCGATGATGGATCTCGGGGCGACGATCTGCACCTCGCGCGATCCCAAATGCCTGCTGTGTCCGCTCAGCCAGGCCTGCCGGGGCCGCGCGGCGGGCGATCCGGCACGGCTGCCGGTCAAGGCAGCGAAGAAACCCAAGCCGCTGCGACAGGGGCACGCTTATTGGATCGAGCGCGAGGGGGCGGTGTGGCTGGTCAAACGCGCGGGCACGGGCATGCTCGGCGGGATGCGTGCGCTACCCGATGACGGCTGGAGCGCGCGCGGCGACGGATCGGGCGAAGCGCCGCTCCAGGGCGTGTGGGAAAGCGCGGGAATGGTGCGGCACACCTTCACGCATTTCTCGCTCGAACTGTCGGTACACATCCAGCGCGATGCGCCGGCGGTCGGGGGCAGCGGCGAATGGTGGCCGCTCGACCGCCTCGACGAAGCGGGGCTGCCGACATTGTTCGCCAAGGCCGCGCGGCTGGCGCTGGTGGGTTAG
- a CDS encoding DsbA family oxidoreductase, which produces MSEPRTLRIDIWSDVMCPWCLVGWGSLQKGLAQLEGEIEADIRWHAFELNPDMPPEGEESTAHIARKYGSTPDQSKAVQGRMREAAQNAGVSLDYQGDDPEPPRWMWNTFDAHKLLTWAGEAHGPEKQTELKLALFEAHFNRRRQIGDHAVLLDVADSVGLDRAAAEAALASEEFAHKVRSEEQAAWDFNITGVPAMIVENKFMIPGAQPPEAYADALRRVAEKTAA; this is translated from the coding sequence ATGAGCGAACCCAGAACCTTGCGGATCGATATCTGGTCCGATGTCATGTGCCCCTGGTGCCTCGTCGGCTGGGGCAGCCTGCAAAAGGGCCTCGCCCAGCTCGAGGGCGAGATCGAGGCGGATATCCGCTGGCATGCCTTCGAACTCAATCCCGACATGCCGCCCGAGGGCGAGGAAAGCACCGCGCATATCGCGCGCAAATATGGCTCGACCCCCGACCAGTCGAAGGCGGTGCAGGGGCGTATGCGCGAAGCCGCGCAAAATGCTGGCGTATCGCTCGATTACCAGGGCGACGATCCCGAACCGCCGCGGTGGATGTGGAACACCTTCGATGCGCACAAGCTGCTGACCTGGGCGGGCGAGGCGCACGGCCCCGAGAAGCAGACCGAATTGAAGCTTGCTTTGTTCGAAGCGCATTTCAACCGGAGGCGCCAGATCGGCGACCATGCGGTACTGCTCGACGTGGCGGACAGCGTCGGCCTCGACCGCGCGGCAGCCGAAGCCGCGCTGGCAAGCGAGGAGTTCGCGCACAAGGTCCGCTCCGAGGAACAGGCGGCGTGGGATTTCAACATCACCGGCGTCCCCGCGATGATCGTGGAAAACAAGTTCATGATCCCGGGCGCGCAGCCGCCCGAAGCCTATGCCGACGCATTGCGCCGCGTGGCGGAGAAAACCGCGGCCTGA
- a CDS encoding serine hydrolase domain-containing protein: protein MAFREFDTPQVSRRALLRGGAWLTAGAALAGNPMGRMALAQGGAANWQAVTAMVDKYVSERKVANMVATLGWGTRDPQYIARGTLALGGPAKADADSLYRIYSMTKPITGMAAMMLIDDGRLRLDQPIAELLPAYANMQVQKTYDGSVTDVVPAERPITVRQLLTHTAGLGYGIVQKGPITKAYADQGLIPGQVSRIPIPGIGRATPVEGLDVFADRLATLPLVLQPGSKWSYSVGLDLMGRVIEVASGMAFDEFLRKRIFEPTGMTSTWFTVPESEVGRFTTNYGIMNGTPIPMDPAKASIYLDKPPFPFGGAGLVSSPRDYDRFLQMLLGYGVIEGKRVMGELAVRVGTSNLLPDTATTEGTWIEGQGFGAGGRVSDGSYGWGGAAGTVAFVNYKAGLRANLMTQYMPSEAYPIHEGFPKAVVSDLAAMQGAKG from the coding sequence ATGGCCTTTCGCGAGTTCGACACCCCCCAGGTCTCCCGCCGTGCGCTGCTGCGCGGGGGTGCGTGGCTTACTGCCGGCGCGGCGCTGGCGGGCAATCCGATGGGCCGCATGGCGCTGGCGCAGGGCGGCGCGGCGAACTGGCAGGCCGTCACCGCGATGGTCGACAAATACGTGTCGGAGCGCAAGGTGGCGAACATGGTCGCGACGCTCGGCTGGGGCACGCGCGATCCGCAATATATCGCCCGCGGCACGCTCGCGCTGGGCGGCCCGGCCAAGGCCGATGCCGACAGTCTCTACCGAATCTATTCGATGACCAAGCCGATCACCGGCATGGCCGCGATGATGCTGATCGATGATGGCCGGCTGCGGCTCGACCAGCCGATTGCCGAACTGCTCCCCGCCTATGCCAACATGCAGGTGCAGAAGACCTATGACGGGTCGGTCACCGATGTCGTCCCGGCGGAACGCCCGATCACCGTGCGCCAATTGCTCACGCATACCGCGGGGCTTGGCTATGGCATCGTCCAGAAGGGGCCGATCACCAAGGCCTATGCCGACCAGGGGCTGATCCCCGGACAGGTCAGCCGCATCCCGATCCCCGGTATCGGCCGCGCAACCCCGGTCGAGGGGCTCGATGTCTTCGCCGACCGGCTCGCCACGCTGCCGCTGGTGCTGCAGCCGGGCAGCAAGTGGAGCTATTCGGTCGGCCTCGACCTGATGGGCCGCGTGATCGAAGTCGCCTCGGGCATGGCGTTCGACGAATTCCTGCGTAAGCGGATCTTCGAACCCACGGGCATGACCAGCACCTGGTTCACCGTCCCCGAAAGCGAAGTCGGGCGCTTCACTACCAATTACGGCATCATGAATGGTACCCCGATCCCGATGGATCCGGCCAAGGCGTCGATCTATCTCGACAAGCCACCGTTCCCCTTCGGCGGCGCGGGGCTGGTGTCGAGCCCGCGCGATTACGACCGCTTCCTCCAGATGCTGCTCGGCTACGGCGTGATCGAAGGTAAGCGCGTGATGGGCGAACTGGCGGTGCGCGTGGGCACGTCGAACCTGCTGCCCGACACCGCCACCACCGAAGGCACCTGGATCGAAGGCCAGGGCTTTGGTGCCGGTGGCCGCGTGAGCGATGGCTCGTATGGCTGGGGCGGGGCCGCGGGCACGGTCGCTTTCGTCAATTACAAGGCGGGACTGCGCGCCAATCTGATGACCCAGTACATGCCGTCCGAAGCCTATCCGATCCACGAGGGCTTCCCCAAGGCGGTGGTGAGCGATCTGGCTGCGATGCAGGGGGCGAAGGGCTAA
- a CDS encoding DsbA family protein, producing the protein MTKKKLTLAALALAGAGTLAITASAQERLILPGGNWAGMLDRTDGGHRFGNPAAETKLVEFMSYTCSHCAHFARQGDGALKLAYVPTGKISYEIRHLIRDPVDLTAALLTHCGDPKKFGRNHEAITYRYDEWIEKARTATQAQKSRWQFGSLSARLQAIASDLDFYDIMETRGYSRTEMNRCLSDEAKANAMADRSAADAEHYGITSTPSFVLDGKLLEGTHDWPALEKQLKDAI; encoded by the coding sequence GTGACGAAGAAAAAGCTGACATTGGCCGCGCTGGCGCTGGCCGGGGCCGGAACGCTGGCGATTACCGCGAGCGCGCAGGAACGGCTGATCCTGCCGGGCGGCAATTGGGCGGGCATGCTCGACCGGACCGATGGCGGGCACCGCTTCGGCAATCCCGCCGCCGAGACCAAGCTGGTCGAATTCATGAGCTACACCTGCTCGCATTGCGCGCATTTCGCGCGGCAGGGCGATGGCGCGCTCAAGCTGGCTTATGTCCCCACCGGCAAGATCAGCTATGAAATCCGCCATCTGATCCGCGACCCGGTCGATCTGACCGCAGCGCTGCTCACGCATTGCGGCGATCCGAAGAAATTCGGCCGCAATCACGAAGCGATCACCTATCGCTATGACGAATGGATCGAAAAGGCGCGCACCGCGACGCAGGCCCAGAAATCGCGCTGGCAGTTCGGCTCGCTTTCGGCGCGCTTGCAGGCGATCGCCAGCGATCTCGATTTCTACGACATCATGGAAACGCGCGGCTATTCGCGCACCGAGATGAACCGCTGCCTGTCGGACGAGGCCAAGGCCAATGCGATGGCCGACCGGTCCGCCGCCGATGCCGAACACTATGGCATCACCAGCACGCCCAGCTTCGTGCTCGACGGCAAGCTGCTCGAGGGCACACATGACTGGCCCGCGCTCGAAAAGCAGCTCAAGGACGCCATCTGA
- a CDS encoding alpha/beta hydrolase → MPLALTACVTYPDISQSRSPCRMEPGGWCGFVREAAVEAWPFAVAATNAYTGDHDVFAELGAALARLERLKIDAETADKGFGYELFAQYRQSGSGERELAARILSFRGTDFNGLTDIFYGTLRSDHIELALAAFEAERARPEFGDGVPWIVTGHSLGGALATEISVRYPEVRAYMFNTSPFYRSDGMTNDIRRTVFNERGEILRRFARFDEAPAAEAFTLNCGPRESTFAKHKIRPLADCITWIAAYGSKDAAAVIDANADSTMPVRKPLVECGPADKVHPGPDYRESEPCVHQSRRGDEADSESD, encoded by the coding sequence TTGCCGCTCGCTCTGACCGCCTGCGTCACCTATCCCGATATCTCGCAATCACGCTCGCCGTGCCGGATGGAGCCTGGCGGGTGGTGCGGCTTCGTGCGCGAGGCGGCGGTCGAGGCGTGGCCCTTCGCGGTGGCTGCGACCAATGCCTATACCGGCGATCACGATGTCTTCGCCGAGCTGGGCGCGGCGCTGGCCCGGCTCGAGCGGCTCAAAATCGATGCCGAGACCGCCGACAAGGGCTTTGGCTACGAGCTCTTCGCGCAATACCGGCAAAGCGGGAGCGGCGAGCGCGAGCTGGCAGCGCGTATCCTCTCGTTCCGCGGGACCGATTTCAACGGCCTGACCGACATCTTCTACGGCACGCTGCGCAGCGACCATATCGAACTGGCGCTAGCTGCCTTCGAGGCCGAGCGCGCGCGTCCCGAATTCGGCGATGGCGTGCCGTGGATCGTGACCGGCCATTCGCTGGGTGGGGCGCTGGCGACCGAAATCTCGGTCCGCTATCCGGAAGTGCGCGCGTATATGTTCAACACCTCGCCCTTCTATCGCAGCGACGGGATGACCAACGATATCCGGCGCACGGTCTTCAACGAGCGCGGCGAAATCCTGCGGCGCTTTGCGCGCTTCGACGAGGCACCCGCGGCGGAAGCCTTCACGCTCAACTGCGGTCCACGGGAGAGCACCTTCGCCAAACACAAGATCCGCCCACTGGCCGACTGCATCACCTGGATAGCCGCCTATGGGAGCAAGGACGCTGCCGCCGTCATCGACGCCAACGCCGACAGCACCATGCCGGTGCGAAAGCCGCTGGTCGAATGCGGACCCGCGGATAAGGTGCACCCGGGCCCCGACTACCGCGAAAGCGAACCCTGCGTGCACCAGTCGCGACGCGGCGACGAGGCTGATAGCGAGTCCGATTGA
- a CDS encoding DUF721 domain-containing protein — translation MSFRTMGSDTTRSGTPGPNKGASRRQYSRPRGGGAKPISDLMPQIGRSAFRRFGFVQSSVVSRWPEIVGPTHARVCTPEMIRFPPGEKAEGIMHLVVKPAHAPLVQQVLPEIIERVNRFFGYRAVARIKLRQGEVKPPPDREKPKAPPSLKPIPMELGDSLRDIGDPELRTVLESLARSMGSQENGNEDT, via the coding sequence ATGAGCTTTCGCACCATGGGAAGCGACACCACCAGATCCGGCACGCCGGGCCCGAACAAGGGCGCCAGCCGCCGCCAATATTCCCGCCCGCGCGGGGGCGGGGCCAAGCCGATCAGCGATTTGATGCCGCAAATCGGGCGCAGTGCCTTCCGCCGCTTCGGCTTCGTCCAGAGCTCGGTGGTCAGCCGCTGGCCCGAGATCGTCGGCCCGACCCACGCGCGCGTCTGCACGCCCGAGATGATCCGCTTCCCCCCCGGCGAGAAAGCCGAGGGGATCATGCATCTGGTGGTCAAACCCGCGCATGCGCCGCTGGTGCAGCAGGTGCTGCCCGAGATCATCGAGCGGGTGAACCGCTTCTTCGGCTATCGCGCGGTGGCGCGGATCAAGCTGCGGCAAGGCGAGGTTAAGCCGCCGCCCGACAGGGAAAAACCCAAGGCGCCGCCGTCGCTCAAGCCCATTCCGATGGAATTGGGCGACAGCTTGCGTGATATCGGCGACCCCGAACTGCGGACCGTGCTCGAATCGCTGGCGCGCAGCATGGGGTCGCAAGAGAATGGGAATGAGGACACGTGA
- the nudC gene encoding NAD(+) diphosphatase, whose product MNWKARVLALDGLMPSLDDANRLVWGTLADVPEDAELCFLGLDDGKACFAAVPPRGDATPRMANPQLWSLMSTLQPDDLALYGGARSLADWHARHRFCAQCGGDTKLAKGGWQRNCTACEASHFPRTDPVTIMLVEHEGRLMLGRGLGWPEGRFSALAGFVEPGESIEEGVAREVLEEAGVRVRDVTYVASQPWPFPSQLMIGCHSHADSDELTIDETEMAEVEFFTREQVGAALEGNGPFVAPPPHAIAHHLIQWWMER is encoded by the coding sequence ATGAACTGGAAGGCCCGTGTGCTCGCGCTCGACGGGCTGATGCCCTCGCTCGACGATGCCAACCGGCTGGTCTGGGGCACATTGGCTGACGTGCCCGAAGATGCCGAATTGTGCTTCCTCGGGCTGGATGACGGCAAGGCCTGTTTCGCCGCAGTCCCGCCGCGCGGCGATGCCACTCCGCGCATGGCCAACCCGCAATTGTGGTCGCTGATGTCGACGCTGCAACCCGACGATCTGGCGCTCTATGGCGGCGCGCGCAGCCTGGCCGACTGGCATGCGCGGCACCGTTTCTGCGCGCAGTGCGGCGGCGATACCAAGCTCGCCAAGGGCGGCTGGCAGCGCAATTGCACCGCCTGCGAAGCCAGCCATTTCCCGCGCACCGACCCGGTCACGATCATGCTGGTCGAGCATGAAGGCCGGCTGATGCTGGGGCGCGGCCTCGGCTGGCCCGAAGGGCGTTTCTCCGCGCTCGCGGGCTTTGTCGAGCCGGGCGAAAGTATCGAGGAAGGCGTCGCGCGCGAAGTGCTGGAAGAAGCCGGGGTGCGGGTGCGCGACGTGACCTATGTCGCCAGCCAGCCATGGCCATTCCCCAGCCAGCTGATGATCGGCTGCCACAGCCATGCCGACAGCGACGAGCTGACGATCGACGAGACCGAGATGGCCGAAGTCGAGTTTTTCACGCGCGAGCAGGTCGGCGCGGCGCTGGAAGGGAACGGCCCCTTCGTCGCCCCGCCGCCGCATGCTATAGCGCATCACCTGATACAGTGGTGGATGGAAAGATGA
- a CDS encoding peptidylprolyl isomerase has protein sequence MADKLTFTLDTGDGDNKDVVIKLRPDLAPGHVERITTLAGEGFYDGVVFHRVIPGFMAQGGDPTGTGMSGSDKPDLKAEFNSEPHTRGTCSMARTQVPDSANSQFFICFDDAEFLDGQYTVWGQVESGMEHVDALPKGEPPANPGKIVKATVG, from the coding sequence ATGGCGGACAAGCTGACCTTCACTCTCGACACCGGCGATGGCGACAACAAGGACGTGGTCATCAAGCTGCGTCCCGATCTCGCGCCCGGCCATGTCGAACGGATCACCACGCTGGCGGGCGAAGGCTTCTACGACGGGGTGGTCTTCCACCGCGTGATCCCCGGCTTCATGGCGCAGGGCGGCGATCCGACCGGCACCGGCATGAGCGGCAGCGACAAGCCCGACCTCAAGGCCGAATTCAACAGCGAACCGCACACGCGCGGCACTTGCTCGATGGCCCGCACGCAGGTCCCCGACAGCGCCAACAGCCAGTTCTTCATCTGCTTCGATGACGCCGAATTCCTCGACGGCCAGTACACCGTCTGGGGCCAGGTAGAGAGCGGCATGGAGCACGTCGACGCGCTGCCCAAGGGCGAACCGCCCGCAAACCCGGGCAAGATCGTCAAGGCGACTGTTGGGTAA
- a CDS encoding DUF1489 family protein produces the protein MPLNLTKIAFGAQTYADIENWYAARRSPNLTTRYRPTKWEQCIGGSLFWIHQHAIVARSEILGFSETPDGRWSIDLKPELVRVHPRPKRAHQGWRYLKGEVPRDLAPGEDIGDALPGKLAGKLERLGLI, from the coding sequence ATGCCGCTCAATCTGACCAAGATCGCCTTCGGTGCGCAAACCTATGCCGATATCGAGAACTGGTATGCCGCGCGGCGCAGTCCCAATTTGACCACGCGCTATCGCCCGACCAAGTGGGAGCAGTGCATCGGCGGATCGCTGTTCTGGATCCACCAGCATGCGATCGTCGCGCGCAGCGAGATCCTTGGCTTCAGCGAAACCCCCGACGGGCGCTGGTCGATCGATCTCAAGCCCGAACTGGTCCGCGTCCACCCGCGCCCCAAACGCGCGCACCAGGGCTGGCGCTATCTCAAGGGCGAGGTTCCGCGCGATCTGGCGCCGGGCGAAGACATTGGCGATGCGCTGCCCGGCAAGCTGGCGGGCAAGCTCGAACGGCTCGGATTGATCTGA